From the genome of Bradyrhizobium elkanii USDA 76, one region includes:
- a CDS encoding winged helix-turn-helix domain-containing tetratricopeptide repeat protein: MRYFFEEYAFDTDRRELHRGTIPVSITPQVFDLLDYLIRHRERVVSKDEVISAVWNGRIVSDAALTTRLNAARAAIGDDGDKQCLIKTLPRKGFRFVGVVHEGQRPETASASSAAQNDGTAQRSLSPPRLSIVVLPFANLSGDPEHDYFVDGVTESLTTDLSRISGSLVIGRHTAFTYKGKAADLKQIGRELNIRYVLEGSVQRHESRLRVSVQLVDAETGTHLWADRFDKPVTHLFDMQDEIISRLANSLDAQLVAAEAVRAQRSAHPNSMELYFQGRAKLNMGLTPEYILQARHFFERALTLDPGNIEARLGLAHVDGIVGAGYMTDNRIKYLTIAEAAVMHVLTLAPNHALAHLHLGTAKIFTNRVSEGIDELQHALALDRNLAHAHGLIGQAKIFLGRGGDTEAHVLEALRLSPRDIHAFMWMQYVGFAKLQLSADREAVCWLRRSIDANRNYPFAHLGLAAALALLGTLDDARAAAQAGLALQPNFSIRRFRASPSTDNPAYLAKRERIYEGMRLAGVPEG; this comes from the coding sequence ATGCGCTATTTCTTCGAGGAGTACGCATTCGATACTGACCGTCGCGAGCTACATCGCGGAACCATCCCTGTTTCCATCACGCCGCAGGTCTTCGATCTACTAGACTATTTGATCCGGCACAGGGAGCGCGTCGTCAGCAAGGACGAAGTCATAAGCGCGGTTTGGAACGGACGCATAGTCTCAGATGCCGCGTTGACGACCCGCTTGAATGCCGCTCGCGCCGCAATCGGTGACGATGGTGACAAGCAGTGCCTAATCAAAACGTTGCCGCGCAAAGGCTTTCGCTTCGTTGGCGTAGTGCACGAAGGGCAGAGGCCCGAAACTGCGTCGGCAAGTTCGGCGGCGCAGAACGACGGCACGGCACAAAGGTCGCTTTCACCGCCTCGCCTCTCCATCGTTGTGTTGCCCTTCGCCAACCTCAGCGGCGACCCAGAGCACGACTATTTCGTCGATGGTGTGACGGAAAGCCTCACTACGGACTTGTCGCGGATCAGCGGCTCATTGGTGATCGGGCGACACACCGCATTCACCTACAAGGGCAAAGCGGCTGACCTCAAGCAAATCGGTCGCGAGTTGAACATCCGGTATGTGCTAGAAGGCTCCGTACAGCGCCACGAAAGCCGACTTCGCGTCAGCGTGCAGCTGGTAGACGCTGAAACCGGCACGCATTTATGGGCGGACCGCTTTGACAAACCCGTCACCCATTTGTTCGATATGCAGGACGAGATCATATCTAGGCTAGCTAACTCCTTAGACGCGCAGCTCGTCGCAGCCGAGGCCGTGAGAGCACAACGTTCGGCGCATCCCAATTCAATGGAGTTGTACTTCCAGGGCAGAGCTAAGCTCAATATGGGGTTGACTCCCGAATATATCTTGCAGGCGCGCCACTTTTTCGAGCGCGCCCTGACGCTTGATCCCGGCAATATCGAAGCGCGTCTGGGCTTAGCGCATGTTGATGGCATTGTTGGTGCCGGCTACATGACCGACAATCGGATAAAGTACCTTACCATAGCGGAAGCGGCCGTTATGCATGTCCTGACCCTCGCGCCGAACCACGCCTTGGCTCACTTACATTTGGGAACAGCAAAAATTTTCACGAACCGCGTGTCCGAGGGCATTGACGAACTACAACACGCTTTGGCGTTGGACCGAAATCTGGCCCATGCGCACGGGTTAATCGGTCAAGCCAAGATTTTCCTCGGTCGCGGCGGGGACACTGAGGCGCATGTCTTAGAGGCACTCCGCCTGTCTCCCCGCGACATTCATGCCTTCATGTGGATGCAGTATGTCGGTTTCGCTAAGTTGCAACTTAGTGCCGATAGGGAAGCCGTCTGTTGGCTCCGCAGGAGCATCGACGCCAACCGAAATTATCCGTTTGCGCATCTTGGGCTCGCCGCTGCTCTAGCACTGCTTGGAACACTCGATGACGCGCGGGCCGCTGCGCAAGCGGGGCTCGCGCTTCAACCTAATTTCAGCATCCGCCGCTTCCGCGCCAGCCCGTCGACCGATAATCCAGCTTACCTCGCCAAACGTGAGCGCATTTATGAGGGCATGCGATTGGCAGGAGTACCGGAGGGGTAA
- a CDS encoding DUF1127 domain-containing protein, with translation MSTVQEITKLQHRATTDRPVYSPLEAYWKAFQEWRKRRRLQTELCRLTDRELMDIGTTRGEIDYVVSNRDIDPRGIRAEWVQCLPTVDGQIHPHWDKHLSETRTQPR, from the coding sequence ATGAGCACAGTCCAAGAGATCACCAAGTTGCAGCACAGAGCAACTACCGACCGGCCGGTCTATAGTCCGCTCGAAGCATATTGGAAGGCATTTCAGGAGTGGCGCAAACGCCGGAGGCTGCAAACGGAATTATGCCGCCTGACGGACCGCGAGCTGATGGATATTGGCACGACGCGAGGCGAGATTGACTACGTCGTATCGAACAGAGATATCGACCCGCGAGGCATACGAGCCGAATGGGTCCAATGCCTGCCAACAGTGGACGGCCAGATCCACCCACATTGGGACAAGCACCTCTCAGAAACACGCACCCAACCTCGCTAG